One window of the Eucalyptus grandis isolate ANBG69807.140 chromosome 8, ASM1654582v1, whole genome shotgun sequence genome contains the following:
- the LOC104456449 gene encoding ABC transporter G family member 11 — protein sequence MSRRSSATEVMKEIEVGKPATAAGGGGLVVAGLSPLSETLWRESRSASMDVEFVGDVSARLTWQDLTVTVTLPKGETQRVLEGLTGYAEPGTLTALMGPSGSGKSTLLDALSSRLATNAFLSGTILLNGRKTKLSFGTAAYVTQDDNLIGTLTVRESISYSARLRLPDHMPQSEKLALVESTIIEMGLQDCADTVIGNWHLRGISGGEKRRVSIALEILMRPRLLFLDEPTSGLDSASAFFVTQTLRGLSRDGRTVIASIHQPSSEVFELFDRLCLLSGGKTVYFGEASEAYEFFAQAGFPCPALRNPSDHFLRCVNSDFDKVKATLRGSMKMRFEANDDPLEKMTTAEAIRVLINFHRTSQFSYTARQKVEEMSKVKGTVLDSGGSQASFPMQAFTLTKRSFINMSRDFGYYWLRLVIYIVVTVCIGTIYLNVGTGYNSILARGSCASFVFGFVTFMSIGGFPSFVEDMKVFQRERLNGHYGVTAFVISNTISATPFLILITFIAGTICYFMVRLHPGFDHYLFFVLCLYGSVTVVESLMMVIASIVPNFLMGIIIGAGLQGIFMLVSGYFRLPKDIPKPVWRYPMSYISFHFWALQGQYQNDLSGMVFENQSPDLPRIPGEYILENVFQIDVNRSKWVDLSVLLSMIVIYRILFLIMIKVNEDVTPWVRGYLARRRMQQQQAGNNNSSIAPNGLTQSPSLRTYVASPAAASERL from the exons ATGAGTAGGAGGAGCTCGGCGACCGAGGTGATGAAGGAGATAGAGGTGGGGAAGCCCGCGACGGCGGCGGGAGGAGGCGGGCTCGTCGTCGCGGGGCTGAGCCCGCTCAGCGAGACGCTGTGGCGGGAGAGCAGGTCGGCGTCGATGGACGTGGAATTCGTCGGCGACGTCTCGGCCAGGCTGACGTGGCAGGACCTCACGGTGACGGTGACGCTCCCGAAGGGCGAGACGCAGCGGGTGCTGGAGGGCCTGACCGGCTACGCCGAGCCGGGGACGCTCACGGCCCTGATGGGTCCATCCGGGTCGGGCAAGTCCACGCTCCTCGACGCCCTCTCGAGCCGCCTCGCCACCAACGCCTTCCTCTCCGGCACGATCTTGCTCAACGGTCGCAAGACCAAGCTCTCCTTCGGAACTGCC GCCTACGTCACGCAAGATGACAACTTGATCGGCACCCTTACCGTGCGCGAGTCGATCTCATATTCAGCTCGATTGCGACTTCCCGATCACATGCCCCAGTCGGAGAAGCTCGCCTTGGTGGAGAGCACCATCATAGAGATGGGTCTCCAAGATTGCGCCGACACCGTCATTGGGAATTGGCATCTCCGAGGGATCAGCGGAGGAGAGAAGAGGAGGGTCAGCATTGCCCTCGAAATCTTGATGAGGCCACGGTTGCTCTTTCTCGATGAGCCGACTAGTGGACTCGATAG TGCTTCAGCTTTCTTTGTGACCCAGACGCTTCGTGGCCTATCTAGAGACGGCAGAACTGTGATTGCCTCCATTCACCAGCCCAGTAGTGAAGTTTTTGAGCTGTTTGATAGACTGTGTTTGCTTTCCGGAGGCAAGACGGTTTACTTTGGTGAGGCATCAGAAGCATATGAG TTCTTTGCTCAAGCTGGATTTCCATGCCCTGCTTTAAGGAACCCATCTGATCATTTTCTTCGATGTGTTAACTCCGACTTTGACAAAGTTAAAGCCACTCTAAGGGGGTCCATGAAAATGCGg TTCGAAGCAAATGATGATCCCTTGGAGAAGATGACAACAGCTGAAGCAATCCGAGTTCTCATTAACTTCCATCGCACCTCTCAGTTCTCCTACACTGCTAGACAAAAAGTTGAGGAGATGTCAAAAGTT AAAGGGACCGTGCTAGATTCAGGAGGCAGCCAAGCTAGTTTTCCTATGCAAGCCTTTACCTTAACCAAGCGTTCGTTCATAAACATGTCCAGGGACTTTGGGTATTACTGGCTAAGGCTCGTGATTTACATTGTCGTTACCGTCTGCATAGGCACGATCTATTTGAATGTCGGGACAGGATACAATTCGATTCTG GCCAGGGGCTCATGTGCATCTTTCGTCTTTGGCTTTGTAACGTTTATGTCGATTGGTGGGTTTCCTTCGTTTGTTGAAGACATGAAG GTTTTCCAAAGGGAGAGGTTAAATGGTCATTATGGTGTCACTGCATTTGTCATCAGCAACACGATCTCTGCAACGCCTTTCCTAATACTGATAACCTTTATTGCGGGAACTATTTGTTATTTCATGGTCCGCCTTCACCCAGGCTTCGACCACTatctcttctttgttttgtgcCTCTATGGTAGTGTCACTGTCGTCGAGAGCTTGATGATGGTGATAGCTAGTATCGTCCCCAACTTCCTGATGGGAATCATCATAGGGGCTGGACTTCAG GGCATTTTCATGCTGGTCTCTGGATACTTCAGGCTTCCTAAGGATATTCCTAAGCCCGTGTGGCGCTACCCAATGTCGTATATCAGCTTCCACTTCTGGGCACTTCAG GGTCAATACCAAAACGATCTCAGCGGTATGGTGTTTGAGAACCAATCGCCAGATCTTCCCAGAATTCCAGGAGAGTATATTCTTGAAAATGTCTTCCAGATTGACGTGAACCGATCAAAATGGGTGGACCTGAGCGTCTTACTAAGCATGATAGTCATTTACCGCATCCTCTTCCTCATTATGATCAAGGTCAATGAGGACGTGACACCATGGGTCAGAGGTTACCTAGCAAGGAGGAggatgcagcagcagcaggcCGGAAACAACAACTCCTCAATCGCCCCAAATGGCCTCACCCAATCTCCTTCTTTGAGGACTTACGTGGCCAGTCCAGCAGCTGCATCTGAGAGGttgtaa
- the LOC104456450 gene encoding uncharacterized protein LOC104456450, translating into MEMAATLGGQAVGVSSFVSSSSSSCFTHNAKSRYPFTMVCRLAVASPRIVACSAVQESTSTATTETKEAKAAPEAASEAAPAKPKAPKKVPPKPLPQLMEEEVIPPLLEILQSQDDLSEIELSFHDNRLEGSFLKEGTRYSFWAFFPTGDLTGPKGFSLSSYGSEASTVEPFLVDEKRVTGKHVVFWVEKRLAAQGIIPVWKE; encoded by the exons ATGGAAATGGCTGCAACACTCGGTGGACAAGCAGTCGGAGTCTCCAGCTTCGTctcttcatcgtcttcttcgtgtTTCACTCACAATGCAAAATCTCGATACCCCTTCACG ATGGTGTGCAGACTAGCAGTGGCTTCTCCAAGAATTGTTGCCTGCTCTGCCGTCCAAGAGTCGACTTCCACCG CCACCACGGAGACAAAGGAAGCAAAAGCAGCTCCAGAAGCAGCGTCAGAGGCAGCACCAGCAAAGCCTAAAGCTCCAAAGAAAGTGCCGCCGAAGCCGCTTCCTCAGCTCATGGAGGAGGAAGTGATCCCTCCCCTACTGGAAATCCTCCAATCCCAAGATGACCTCTCCGAAATTGAACTCTCTTTCCACGATAACAGG TTGGAGGGCTCCTTCCTGAAAGAGGGGACCCGTTACTCATTCTGGGCCTTCTTTCCTACGGGTGACCTCACCG GCCCAAAAGGGTTCTCATTGTCGTCCTATGGTTCGGAAGCAAGTACTGTTGAGCCATTTCTTGTGGATGAGAAACGAGTCACGGGGAAGCACGTCGTCTTTTGGGTTGAAAAGCGTCTGGCAGCACAAGGCATCATTCCGGTGTGGAAGGAATGA